The following proteins are co-located in the Manihot esculenta cultivar AM560-2 chromosome 9, M.esculenta_v8, whole genome shotgun sequence genome:
- the LOC110622951 gene encoding LOW QUALITY PROTEIN: fructose-1,6-bisphosphatase, chloroplastic (The sequence of the model RefSeq protein was modified relative to this genomic sequence to represent the inferred CDS: deleted 1 base in 1 codon), whose translation MVAVTTSTSHLLFSSSQSLSRASFPIILFDTRTLVSFPNNNCCKKKHGGAGGIKCMAVSTASEAETKKKNKFKIKTLTGWLLKQEQAGVIDAELTIVLSSISMACKQIAALVQRASISNLTGVQGAVNVQGEDQKKLDVVSNEVFSSCLRSSGRTGIIASEEEDVPVAVEESYSGNYIVVFDPLDGSSNIDAAVSTGSIFGIYSPNDECLADIGDDNTLENADQRCIVNVCQPGSNLLASGYCMYSSSVIFVITIGTGVFAFTLDPMYGEFVLTQENIQIPKAGKIYAFKEGNYRLWDDKLKKYIDDLKDPGPSGKPYSARYIGSLVGDFHRTLLYGGIYGYPRDKKSKNGKLRLLYECAPMSFIVEQAGGKGSDGHQRILDIQPVGIHQRVPLYIGSQEEVEKLEKYLA comes from the exons ATGGTTGCTGTGACAACATCAACATCTCACCTCCTCTTCTCAAGCTCACAATCTCTTTCCCGCGCCTCCTTTCCAATCATACTT TTTGATACCAGAACTCTTGTCTCATTCCCCAACAACAATTGCTGTAAGAAGAAACATGGTGGTGCTGGTGGAATCAAGTGCATGGCTGTGAGTACAGCCTCTGAGGCAGAGacaaaaaagaagaataagtttaaGATTAAAACGCTTACAGGCTGGCTGTTGAAGCAGGAACAAGCAGGTGTCATTGATGCTGAACTTACTATTGTGCTTTCTAGCATTTCAATGGCATGTAAGCAGATTGCTGCCTTGGTGCAGAGAGCCAGCATTTCTAACTTAACTGGAGTTCAGGGTGCTGTTAATGTTCAAGGAGAGGACCAGAAAAAGCTTGATGTGGTCTCTAATGAG GTGTTCTCTAGCTGCTTGAGATCAAGCGGACGGACAGGAATAATAGCATCAGAAGAAGAGGACGTACCAGTGGCAGTGGAAGAAAGTTACTCCGGAAACTACATTGTGGTTTTTGATCCACTtgatggatcatccaacatagATGCTGCTGTGTCCACTGGATCCATCTTTGGAATATATAGCCCAAATGATGAGTGCCTAGCTGACATTGGTGACGATAACACT CTTGAAAATGCAGATCAGAGGTGTATTGTGAACGTGTGCCAACCAGGAAGCAACTTACTTGCTTCTGGCTATTGCATGTATTCAAGCTCAGTGATTTTTGTCATCACAATTGGCACCGGCGTATTTGCCTTCACCTTGGATCCAATGTATGGTGAATTTGTTTTAACTCAAGaaaacatccagattcccaagGCTGGAAAAATATATGCATTCAAAGAAGGAAACTACCGACTGTGGGATGATAAGTTGAAGAAGTACATTGATGACCTTAAAGACCCTGGTCCTAGCGGCAAGCCCTACTCTGCCCGATACATTGGTAGTTTGGTTGGTGACTTCCACCGGACATTGCTATATGGTGGCATTTATGGGTATCCTAGAGACAAGAAGAGCAAGAATGGGAAGCTGAGGCTCTTGTATGAGTGTGCACCAATGAGCTTTATAGTAGAACAAGCCGGTGGCAAAGGTTCAGATGGCCATCAGAGAATACTTGATATTCAACCAGTTGGG ATACATCAGCGTGTTCCACTCTACATCGGAAGCCAGGAGGAAGTGGAGAAATTGGAGAAGTACTTGGCTTGA